A genomic stretch from Halanaerobiaceae bacterium ANBcell28 includes:
- a CDS encoding O-antigen ligase family protein, protein MKKIPIDYVIEPILFIYIISLYLLTYRPGLNMISNAIAALLISIIWANILLSKRKIVINKFLVLYFFFILSCLASALYAINQEVVIVWVRTLVLIFLLMISFINYIDSPKKLYNFMRSYALSGFIASVYILLNSDFTQISRLGGDLGNVNTIGMIIGISSAFCFFFILEEKKFLYLPILLVNIMIIMLTGSRKALLFVIIIIVIMMYSKNVIGKGRRIQAIIAILLIVIVFYYTVSNVPFLYQVMGRRINNLFDFVFGDGTTEGSMNTRYHMISLGLSWFKDRPLTGYGINNYRFLYGNITGWYTYSHNNIVELLVGVGFLGTIIYYLTNLIPIIKLLKNKNSSYSMINYTFLSIIIGYLLMSVSLIYYYDKHISIILSVACVIERIYKTNKK, encoded by the coding sequence ATGAAAAAGATTCCCATAGATTATGTAATTGAGCCTATATTATTTATCTATATAATTAGTCTTTATTTATTAACATATAGACCAGGCTTAAATATGATAAGTAATGCTATAGCTGCTTTGCTAATAAGTATTATATGGGCTAATATTTTATTATCTAAGCGAAAGATTGTTATTAATAAATTTTTAGTATTATATTTCTTCTTTATTTTAAGTTGTTTAGCGTCAGCGTTATATGCAATTAATCAAGAAGTAGTTATAGTGTGGGTTAGAACTCTAGTATTAATATTTCTTCTTATGATATCTTTTATTAATTATATAGACTCACCTAAGAAATTATACAATTTTATGAGAAGTTATGCTTTATCAGGATTTATAGCGAGTGTTTATATATTATTAAATTCAGATTTCACACAAATAAGTAGATTAGGTGGGGATTTAGGAAATGTAAATACAATAGGAATGATAATTGGTATATCTTCAGCATTTTGTTTTTTCTTTATTTTAGAAGAAAAAAAGTTCTTATATTTACCTATTCTTTTGGTAAATATAATGATTATAATGTTAACTGGATCAAGGAAGGCATTGCTTTTTGTAATTATAATTATAGTAATAATGATGTATTCAAAAAATGTAATAGGAAAAGGGAGAAGGATTCAAGCTATTATAGCTATTTTGCTAATTGTTATAGTATTTTATTATACTGTTTCTAATGTGCCTTTTTTATATCAAGTTATGGGCCGGAGGATCAATAACTTATTTGACTTTGTTTTTGGTGATGGAACTACTGAAGGTTCTATGAATACTAGATATCATATGATAAGTTTAGGATTGTCATGGTTTAAAGATAGACCATTAACAGGTTATGGTATAAATAATTATAGATTTTTGTATGGCAACATAACAGGATGGTATACTTATTCTCACAACAATATAGTTGAACTTTTAGTTGGGGTTGGTTTTCTCGGTACAATCATATATTACTTGACAAATCTTATTCCTATTATAAAATTACTCAAAAACAAAAATAGTTCATATAGTATGATAAATTATACATTTTTATCAATAATAATTGGGTACTTACTAATGTCAGTGAGTTTGATTTATTATTATGATAAACATATAAGTATAATATTATCAGTTGCTTGTGTTATAGAAAGAATATATAAGACAAATAAAAAATAA